In the Nitrososphaerales archaeon genome, one interval contains:
- a CDS encoding 6-hydroxymethylpterin diphosphokinase MptE-like protein, translating to MQLDLWFKWYDSIRAEFGYSVVEDQGTAQLLSEMLPGRDISIMTVAELITGKNVLVVGAGPSLEESIGVIKGLKSFTVIAADGASEALVESDIKPDIVVTDLDGSHEHLLKANKMGSIMVIHAHGDNANLIMNLVPRMKNCIGTTQVKPMHNIYNFGGFTDGDRAVFLASELNAKKIVLVGMDFGERIGRYSKTKLKDKKLKVAKMKIAKQLLEWLATFTNSELYNASPSAIKGFRNVALDKIRTTD from the coding sequence ATGCAACTTGATTTATGGTTTAAATGGTATGACAGTATCCGTGCAGAGTTTGGTTACAGTGTAGTAGAGGATCAAGGTACCGCTCAGTTACTTAGTGAAATGCTTCCAGGAAGGGATATCTCTATAATGACTGTTGCAGAGCTGATCACCGGCAAGAATGTCCTCGTGGTAGGTGCTGGCCCATCTCTAGAGGAAAGTATCGGTGTTATCAAAGGCCTTAAATCATTTACAGTAATAGCTGCAGATGGTGCCTCAGAAGCTCTGGTTGAAAGTGACATCAAACCAGACATTGTTGTTACTGATCTTGATGGAAGCCATGAGCACCTGCTGAAGGCCAATAAGATGGGCTCGATAATGGTCATACACGCACATGGTGATAATGCCAACCTGATCATGAACTTGGTTCCAAGGATGAAGAACTGTATAGGAACTACTCAGGTGAAACCCATGCATAACATATACAACTTTGGAGGCTTTACAGATGGCGATCGTGCAGTATTTTTGGCAAGCGAGCTTAACGCTAAGAAAATTGTTCTAGTAGGCATGGATTTCGGAGAAAGGATAGGCAGATACTCAAAGACAAAATTGAAAGACAAAAAGCTTAAGGTTGCGAAGATGAAAATTGCCAAGCAACTCTTAGAATGGTTAGCTACTTTTACAAACTCTGAATTATACAACGCATCGCCAAGTGCTATTAAGGGATTCAG